From the genome of Phaenicophaeus curvirostris isolate KB17595 chromosome 6, BPBGC_Pcur_1.0, whole genome shotgun sequence, one region includes:
- the ACAA1 gene encoding 3-ketoacyl-CoA thiolase, peroxisomal, which translates to MQMSRCERHEGGVSMQMRGVGAPPAGGSKMAALRRVQLVLGHLGGPAPAAGVRAAPCASPGASPDDVVVVHGRRTPIARAKRGGFKDTTPDELLSAVMMAVLQDVSLRPEVLGDICVGNVLQPGAGALIARVAQFLSGIPETVPCSSVNRQCSSGLQAIINIAGGIRNGSYDIGLACGVETMSLRSANNPGDISSSMMENSKARDCLIPMGITSENVAEKFGVSRKKQDAFALASQQKAAKAQQMGLFKSEIVPVKTTVLDNQGNQKAITVHQDEGIRPSTTLEGLAKLKPAFKEDGSTTAGNASQVSDGAAAVLLAKRSKAAQLGLPVLGVLRSFAVVGVPPDVMGIGPAYAIPVAVEKAGLTLNDIDIYEINEAFASQAVYCVEKLGIPMEKVNPLGGAIALGHPLGCTGARQVVTLLNELKRRGKRAYGVVSMCIGTGMGAAAVFEYPGN; encoded by the exons ATGCAAATGAGCCGGTGTGAGCGGCACGAAGGGGGCGTGTCCATGCAAATGAGGGGGGTTGGCGCGCCCCCAGCCGGCGGCTCCAAGATGGCGGCGCTGCGGCGGGTGCAGCTGGTTCTGGGGCACCTGGGCGGCCCCGCTCCGGCCGCGGGGGTGCGGGCCGCGCCCTGCGCCTCCCCCGGGGCCTCCCCCGACGATGTGGTGGTGGTGCACGGCCGCAGGACGCCCATCGCCCGCGCCAAGCGCGGCGGCTTCAAG GATACCACTCCTGATGAGCTGCTGTCTGCTGTTATGATGGCCGTCCTTCAAGACGTCAGCCTTCGTCCTGAGGTCCTGGGAGACATCTGCGTGG GAAACGTGTTGCAGCCTGGAGCTGGTGCTTTGATAGCAAGAGTGGCACAGTTTCTAAG TGGTATTCCAGAGACGGTGCCGTGCTCAAGTGTGAACCGGCAGTGCTCCTCTGGGCTGCAGGCCATTATCAATATAGCTG GTGGCATCCGAAATGGATCGTATGACATTGGCTTGGCTTGTGG TGTGGAAACTATGTCCCTCAGAAGTGCAAATAACCCTGGAGATATCAGTTCCAGTATGATGGAGAACAGCAAGGCTCGAGATTGCCTTATTCCTATGGG AATAACGTCAGAAAATGTggcagagaagtttggagtttCCCGGAAGAAGCAAGATGCCTTTGCCTTGGCTTCCCAACAAAA AGCAGCAAAAGCTCAACAGATGGGACTGTTTAAAAGCGAGATTGTTCCAGTGAAGACCACTGTTCTAGATAATCAGGGCAACCAAAAAGCAATCACTGTGCACCAAGATGAAGGGATTAGGCCCTCCACGACCCTGGAAGGCTTGGCAAAGCTGAAGCCTGCTTTCAAAGAGGATGGTAGCACTACAGCAG GTAATGCTAGCCAGGTCAGTGATGGAGCAGCTGCTGTTCTCCTGGCAAAGCGCTCGaaagcagcacagctgggacTCCCAGTCCTGGGGGTGCTCAGGTCCTTTGCTGTGGTTGGAGTCCCACCTGATGTTATGGGCATAGGACCAGCCTATGCCATCCCTGTTGCTGTGGAGAAGGCAG GTCTGACTCTGAATGACATCGATATATATGAAATTAATGAAGCCTTTGCAAGCCAG GCTGTGTACTGTGTTGAAAAGCTGGGCATCCCCATGGAGAAGGTCAACCCCCTGGGAGGAGCAATAGCACTGGGGCACCCACTGGGCTGTACTGGTGCTCGTCAAGTTGTCACTTTGCTCAATGAGTTGAAGCGCAGAGGAAAGAG AGCATATGGTGTTGTGTCAATGTGCATTGGAACTGGCATGGGAGCTGCAGCAGTATTTGAGTACCCGGGGAACTGA